The DNA region TACCATCGCTTGGGATGACACGATTAGCGGACTTGTGCTGGAGGTGAATTCACCAGGCGGAGGGGTTCATGAGAGTGCTGAAATTCACCGGAAAATCGAGGCCATTAAAGAGGCGGGAAAACCAGTTTATGTGTCCATGGGCTCAATGGCTGCCTCTGGCGGCTATTATGTCGCAGCTCCTGCCAATCAAATCTATGCAAGTCCTGAGACATTGACAGGATCGCTTGGCGTCATCATGCAAACCTTTAATTTTGAAGGATTTGCCGAGAAGTACGGCATTGATATGGTAACCATCAAAAGTGGAGAGTTCAAGGATATAGGTAACTCCTTCCGTGATATGACTGATGAAGAGAAGAGCATTATGCAATCCCTCGTGGATAACTCTTATAACCAATTTGTTACGGTCATTGCAGAAGGAAGGGACATGTCGAAAGAAGAGGTAAGAAAAGTGGCGGATGGCCGAATCTATGACGGCCGTCAAGCGAAGGAGCTGAATCTCGTGGATGAGCTCGGCTACTTGGATGATGCAATTGCTGGCATGAAGAAAAACGAGGGGCTGGAGGATGCAGCTGTCGTTAAGCTGACAGATTCCATTGGCCTAGGTTCAATGCTGAATTTGAAGCTCACGCAGTGGCTTGGCGGAAATGATGAGGCAAGCATCATTAAAGAAATCATGACCGAAAATCAATCTCCGCAACTGATGTACTTATATTCTGGAGAGTAAGGAGGCAGGGGAATGACGGATACACACGAGACTAGCTTGAATGAGCAAGAAGATATAAATACACAGAAAACGGATAATTTTTCTCAAAAGATTATGAACCTGCCCCGTGCTGGATTTTGGATGAGATTTTGGGCTTATATCATTGACATCCTGATTGTCGGGAGCATCAGCCGGCTTTTCATCAAGCCAATTTTTCGCTTGCTTGATATACCGATTGACAGCAGCGGAATCTTCTCGCCGTTCACGGTGATTGATTCCATCGTTTTTTTCGGATACTTTTTCATTATGACGCTCCTGTTTGCACAAACATTAGGCAAAATGGTCATGGGGGTGCATGTTATTTCGCTCACAAGAGATAAGCTGGATTGGAAGACATTATTGTTTAGAGAGTGGATAGGAAGATACATCTCCGCCTTTTTCTTCCTTGGCTATATCGTTGTCGCTTTTAACCCGCGCAAGCAAGGCTTCCATGATATGTTCAGTGATACGGCTGTCCTGCTTGATAAGGAGCGGTGAGATCCATTAAATAATAGTAGAAGCATAAACCCGCCTGCTGCCAGGCGGGTTTATTTTATGTATCTGTTGTCCATACTGTTTGCTTGATAATAGATGGGGGTGTTCAACGTGGTCATTCTATTTGGATGCTTGCTTGCGCTGCTCGCATTGTTTGCCGTGTTCTTGCTATCACAAGTAACGGTGTCGGTTATTTATGATAAGAACTTCCAGAAAAATGAGGCGGAAGTCAAGATACGAATGTGGCGCGGGCTGCTGCATTATGAGAAAAAAGTGAAAATAGGTGCGCCGGTTGGGGAAGTGAAGAAGGATGGGGCAGAGAGCATACAGGAAGAACTGTCCATTGATGAGATGGATGGTTCTTTACGGGTCATCGCCAAGTCTTTGACAGAACTAAAAGGATATGGATCGGCAACAAAGGAAATCACCTCAGATATCCAATTGACGAGCCTTGAGATTTCCCTGTCCTATGGGGCTGGGGATGCACCTAAAACGGCGATGGCGACGGGACTGTTATGGGGAATTGTCAGTGCAGCTATTGCTGTCATAAGTCACTTTTTCCAATTAATCGTCATACCGAAAACGGAAGTTGTTCCCTATTTCATGATTAAGAAACCTCTTGAGCTTCATTTTGGTTGCATAGGAAAGGTCAGAATGGCAAACGCTATAAAAGCTATATGGAAATTAGCCCGGTTTATGCAAAGAAAAAAGCAGTTGCATAATACAGGCGAACATAGCCATAAGGACAAAAATCAAATGGCCTAACAGGAGGGTATATTATGTCTAATCATCCTATTGGTGGATTAATGAATTCGGCGATGGAAAACTTGAGAAGCATGGTAGATGTGAACACGATTATTGGTGACCCAGTCGAAACCCCGGATGGGAGTGTCATTATGACCGTAT from Pradoshia eiseniae includes:
- the sppA gene encoding signal peptide peptidase SppA, with amino-acid sequence MNKKRWLALGIAAVIFFASILTNSISLLASDEASMSELLAAEEEVIEDGDFEKRIVVLDLDGTIADTGDSASLFSSEGYNHQALLEHLDTIAWDDTISGLVLEVNSPGGGVHESAEIHRKIEAIKEAGKPVYVSMGSMAASGGYYVAAPANQIYASPETLTGSLGVIMQTFNFEGFAEKYGIDMVTIKSGEFKDIGNSFRDMTDEEKSIMQSLVDNSYNQFVTVIAEGRDMSKEEVRKVADGRIYDGRQAKELNLVDELGYLDDAIAGMKKNEGLEDAAVVKLTDSIGLGSMLNLKLTQWLGGNDEASIIKEIMTENQSPQLMYLYSGE
- a CDS encoding RDD family protein, whose protein sequence is MTDTHETSLNEQEDINTQKTDNFSQKIMNLPRAGFWMRFWAYIIDILIVGSISRLFIKPIFRLLDIPIDSSGIFSPFTVIDSIVFFGYFFIMTLLFAQTLGKMVMGVHVISLTRDKLDWKTLLFREWIGRYISAFFFLGYIVVAFNPRKQGFHDMFSDTAVLLDKER
- a CDS encoding DUF2953 domain-containing protein, whose translation is MVILFGCLLALLALFAVFLLSQVTVSVIYDKNFQKNEAEVKIRMWRGLLHYEKKVKIGAPVGEVKKDGAESIQEELSIDEMDGSLRVIAKSLTELKGYGSATKEITSDIQLTSLEISLSYGAGDAPKTAMATGLLWGIVSAAIAVISHFFQLIVIPKTEVVPYFMIKKPLELHFGCIGKVRMANAIKAIWKLARFMQRKKQLHNTGEHSHKDKNQMA